In Aspergillus fumigatus Af293 chromosome 2, whole genome shotgun sequence, a genomic segment contains:
- a CDS encoding guanine nucleotide exchange factor MON1, whose translation MNPNALEQPQVAPGDDGAGGNNYGTQENSAKEPSKTGSDDSSARLEERPPPLPPRPNTLSLLDEGFISPRSTRQSSSSSLQAKATTAVSIPDISLLQLNDGGKENHPTRGPFGSLRAKASLTQLTASKGSDAGDSASIRSTAPNTELGEAENVFSDFLAQESGDVQQDSSGLLQFPEFRTDDVEDDFTSEFEPIGELDDDGRNEELLLERWKSKRKHYLILSAAGKPIWTRHGDGGLISGYIGVILTIISFYEDANDRLTSFCAGDTKFVIVTKGPLYLVAISRLLESDTQLKLQLEALYMQILSTLTLPSLTHLFSVRPSTDLKRPLQGSETLLSTLADSFTKGSPSTFLSALECLKIRKSHRQAINNALLKTKVSSLLYGLVVAGGRLVSVVRPKKHSLHPGDLQLLFNMIFEAEGIKAGGGESWIPVCLPGFNSSGYLYMYVSFLDLRENSGTSASETTTEQSVAIILISPNKEGFFEMQEMRNSLVEQLEKNNSINIIKEAIDGGRPTTTDIVPGTVLHHFLYKSRANVQFTMSSYEPEFTSISRRRRLMSTYNNLHSSIHAKHAHVKVHHCISQSASSFAWVTPIFELYCVASPNANRNALAQSASKVVQWVQREEERLFIIGGAVF comes from the exons ATGAACCCGAACGCTCTTGAGCAACCGCAAGTCGCACCGGGCGATGACGGCGCTGGAGGGAATAACTACGGAACCCAGGAGAATTCCGCGAAAGAACCCTCGAAAACCGGTAGCGATGACTCCTCCGCGCGCTTGGAAGAACGGCCTCCACCCCTCCCCCCGCGTCCGAACACCTTGAGTTTATTAGATGAAGGGTTCATTTCGCCTCGATCAACCCGgcagtcgtcatcctctAGTTTGCAGGCCAAGGCTACAACAGCCGTGTCGATACCGGACATTAGCCTCCTACAATTAAACGATGGCGGAAAAGAAAACCACCCTACCCGTGGTCCTTTTGGGTCACTAAGAGCCAAAGCAAGCCTCACTCAGCTTACAGCCTCGAAAGGCAGCGATGCGGGGGATTCTGCGAGCATTAGAAGCACGGCACCAAACACAGAGCTCGGTGAGGCAGAAAATGTTTTCAGCGACTTCCTTGCACAAGAGTCTGGAGACGTTCAGCAGGACAGCAGTGGACTTCTTCAATTCCCTGAGTTTCGGAccgatgatgttgaagacgACTTCACTAGTGAATTTGAGCCTATTGGggagctggatgatgatggcaggAATGAAG AGCTGCTCCTTGAGAGATGGAAGTCTAAAAGAAAACACTATCTCATCCtgtctgctgctgggaagCCCATTTGGACCAGACATGGTGATGGCGGACTGATCTCGGGTTACATAGGTGTCATTCTGACGATTATATCGTTTTATGAAGATGCCAATGATCGTTTGACCAGTTTTTGCGCCGGGGATACAAAGTTTGTGATTGTTACCAAGGGTCCATTATATTTGGTAGCCATTAGTCGACTCTTGGAGAGCGATACGCAGCTGAAATTACAGCTAGAAGCCTTGTACATGCAGATTTTGTCTACCCTAACACTGCCTTCGTTGACACATCTCTTTTCTGTTCGACCGTCTACCGATCTCAAAAGGCCGTTGCAGGGGTCCGAGACGTTACTGTCTACTCTGGCAGACAGCTTCACAAAGGGATCACCGTCCACTTTCCTTTCCGCATTGGAATGCTTGAAAATCCGCAAGTCACATCGACAAGCGATCAACAATGCGCTTTTAAAAACAAAGGTGAGCAGCCTACTGTATGGTCTGGTGGTTGCCGGGGGTAGATTAGTTAGTGTTGTGAGACCCAAGAAACATTCGCTGCATCCTGGTGACTTACAACTTCTCTTCAACATGATCTTCGAAGCAGAAGGCATCAAAGCTGGAGGTGGGGAAAGCTGGATCCCAGTCTGTTTACCGGGATTCAACAGCAGCGGTTATCTATATATGTATGTCAGTTTTCTTGATCTCCGCGAAAACTCAGGCACTTCTGCCAGCGAGACGACAACAGAGCAGTCGGTGGCCATCATCCTGATAAGCCCGAATAAGGAAGGGTTTTTCGAGATGCAGGAGATGCGAAATTCACTTGTCGAG CAACTGgagaagaataatagtatcaacatcatcaaagaagcTATCGATGGAGGTCGTCCGACTACTACTGATATTGTTCCTGGCACTGTCTTGCATCATTTCTTGTATAAATCTCGGGCAAATGTCCAATTCACAATGTCCTCCTACGAACCTGAGTTCACATCGATTTCTAGGCGTCGAAG attgATGTCAACATACAATAACCTGCACTCTAGTATTCATGCTAAGCATGCTCATGTAAAAGTTCACCATTGTATTTCCCAATCAGCCAGTTCTTTTGCTTGGGTGACTCCAATATTTGAACTTTACTGTGTTGCTAGCCCCAATGCCAATCGCAATGCACTTGCACAGAGTGCAAGTAAGGTTGTCCAGTGGGTACAACGGGAGGAAGAACGGTTGTTTATAATTGGCGGAGCT GTTTTCTAA